In one window of Nocardioides panacisoli DNA:
- a CDS encoding abortive infection family protein, whose product MPPPKTAELPYKIIKLATDLFARETGFSGPELHELFADYTDALGPYQGWGGGSPSRWQIFQDGLKSMPLEQQKAFLFELCEYEGRVAHGMPTEDELAKLRSLLLSEGALGADAASAALVRLENWQAVAKSWNAALNKVTTDPDGAITATRTTLESVCKHICDERAVDYDDSWDLSRLYKTASAAMEVSPDQHTEQIIKQILSGAATLVGGLAAMRNALSDAHGRGKRSVGPAPRHAKLAVNTGFAIAGFLIDTHVEKPDHTRP is encoded by the coding sequence ATGCCTCCTCCGAAGACGGCCGAGCTTCCGTACAAGATCATCAAACTTGCGACTGACCTGTTTGCGCGCGAGACGGGCTTTAGCGGCCCGGAACTCCACGAACTCTTCGCCGATTACACCGACGCGCTCGGGCCCTATCAGGGCTGGGGCGGCGGCAGTCCATCTCGGTGGCAGATCTTCCAAGATGGCCTCAAGTCGATGCCTCTTGAGCAACAAAAGGCATTCCTGTTCGAACTATGCGAGTACGAGGGCAGGGTCGCACACGGTATGCCCACTGAGGACGAACTTGCGAAGCTACGCTCCCTGCTCCTCTCCGAGGGAGCGCTTGGCGCTGATGCGGCAAGCGCAGCCTTGGTGAGATTGGAGAACTGGCAGGCGGTCGCCAAGTCCTGGAACGCTGCATTGAACAAAGTGACCACCGATCCCGACGGAGCGATCACCGCCACGCGAACAACTCTTGAGAGCGTCTGTAAGCACATCTGTGACGAGCGCGCTGTGGACTATGACGACAGTTGGGACCTCTCCAGGCTCTACAAGACGGCGTCGGCAGCCATGGAGGTATCTCCTGACCAGCACACCGAGCAGATCATCAAGCAGATACTCAGCGGTGCGGCGACACTTGTGGGCGGTTTGGCAGCAATGCGGAACGCGCTCAGCGACGCTCACGGGCGGGGAAAGCGTTCGGTCGGCCCGGCACCACGACACGCCAAGTTAGCCGTCAACACGGGGTTCGCAATCGCCGGATTCCTCATCGATACCCACGTCGAGAAGCCGGATCACACAAGACCTTGA